In the genome of Brassica oleracea var. oleracea cultivar TO1000 unplaced genomic scaffold, BOL UnpScaffold00877, whole genome shotgun sequence, the window AAGAAAGGGAACATAGAGAGCTCAGAGCTTTACGTCCACGTGAAGCCAGCGCTCGGTTGGATCTTCACTGACGTTGTTATGTGGATCTTCTGCCCCTTTAACGGTCCCGCCACGCTTAAGATCGGTCTTCTTACCGTCCCCATGAACCGCATCGGTGAGCACGTTGGTGACTGGGAGCATTTCACGTTCCGGATAAGCAACTTCAACGGCGAGCTTACTCAGATGTTCTTCTCGCAGCACAGCGGCGGCGGGTGGGTTGATGTCTCTGATCTCGAGTTTGTTAAAGGAAGCAACAAGCCGGTTGTGTACTCTTCTAAGCACGGACACGCGAGTTTCCCTCACCCGGGGATGTATCTCCAAGGCTCGTCCAAGCTTGGGATTGGAGTGAGAAACGATGTAGGGAAGAGCGAGTTTGTGGTGGATTCTAGTCAGAGGTATAGAGTCGTGGCGGCTGAGTATTTAGGGGAAGGAGTGGTTTCGGAGCCGTGCTGGCTGCAGTACATGAGAGAGTGGGGACCAACTATAGTGTATGATTCTGCAGCTGAGATCGATAAGATCATTAATCTTTTGCCTTTGATTGTGAGGTTCTCTATTGAGAATTTGTTTCCTATTGCGCTTTATGGAGAGGAAGGTCCTACGGGACCAAAGGAGAAGGATAACTGGGTGGGAGATGAGATATGTTGAAGAAAGGTTTTGGCTGAGCTTAATATGGATCTGCGAAAACAGAGCTCCTCTGTTTACGTGAAGTGTGTTGTGTAATATTGTGTAGATGTGATAATGTAAAGTCTTCTTATTTGGACATTGGTTTAgccattttagtttttttttggaacactacTTTTTCATTAACTTCAACATGCTTAATTACAAATGATAGAGGAAATTGTCCATCCTCTTTGattgaaaacataaactacAGTAGCATAAGATAAAAATGATAGGtcttcaaaagaagaagatgacagcGAATTCAAGATGGTGCTTGAATGTGTCAGTGTAGCCTTTCCGACATGGTCGGACAGCAGAGAAATAGTCACCTTAAATTGTGACGTTAACATCCAATCCGCACCTCGGAAACTCATCGAAACGAATCCCGCTGCATCTTCCGGCCCCGAACGGACCGCTCCACAAGATAGCAAGACAGTTATAGATATGGATGAACACCTCCATAAGATTGGAG includes:
- the LOC106320310 gene encoding uncharacterized protein LOC106320310, whose translation is MNISCLKNLDPTLQAMPNLDQVHALIQHYGPTVYFHPEETYLPSSVPWFFKNGALLYRFGKPGGEPINSTGSNLPSGGQNDGSYWIDLPQEDEEATNNLKKGNIESSELYVHVKPALGWIFTDVVMWIFCPFNGPATLKIGLLTVPMNRIGEHVGDWEHFTFRISNFNGELTQMFFSQHSGGGWVDVSDLEFVKGSNKPVVYSSKHGHASFPHPGMYLQGSSKLGIGVRNDVGKSEFVVDSSQRYRVVAAEYLGEGVVSEPCWLQYMREWGPTIVYDSAAEIDKIINLLPLIVRFSIENLFPIALYGEEGPTGPKEKDNWVGDEIC